Sequence from the Mixophyes fleayi isolate aMixFle1 chromosome 4, aMixFle1.hap1, whole genome shotgun sequence genome:
aatcttgtacctctaatgatttcagtgcatatactgctatctaccactgctatcgaaatgctctggacactgctaaacaagcatacttccaatctctcatctatgtttaggcttctaaccccaaatgcctttataacacatttaaatttcttctcaatcctcccaccccaaaccctccaactaccatcagtacccaggatcttgcttcctatttcgaagacaagattgataagatccgaaTTGAAATAATATAATCTCCTTGACTAGCAATCGGCTCagttccttcccagcatcctctgacactctattttcatttgatcccacaaatgaagaagttTATACTCGCTTCTTATtcttctactctacctcctgttctaTTGCTGACATACCCTCACAgattggtaggtccttgtctcgtgtgctcattcttcgaactaaaatctgtaatttatttctctctactggtatctttccatcactatttaaGCACGCAGTGATtgctcctattttaaaaaaaaaactaaattctgacccaaactctctgtcaaattactgccccatctctcagctcccctgcccttccaaacttcttgagagaattgcctacactcgcctcacacgttttctttctgcaaacaacctattggatactcttcaatcaggctttcgctctcaacagtCCACAGACTGCACTGATCAAGGTTGtcatgatctgatcacagctaaaactaaaggtgattgctctcttctaattctcctggatctctctgctgcattcaacactatcgaccactctctcctcatacagatgctacaatccctaggtcttcaagacattgtcctatcctggttctcatcctacctatctaatcgctgtttcagtgttaatttctatgGAATAACCTCCgtccgcttcctttatcatttggagtaccacaagtctcagtcctaggtcctctgctattctctatctacactgcttctcttgaaaaactaataagcttctttggatttcactatctctatgtggatgatagacaaatttatctatcctctcctgatctctcatctgtgttgtcttgcgttactgactgtcttactGCCATTTCATCtgggatgtcctctcgccaactcaaactcattctttcaaaagcagaattaataatatttccacccaacaatagaagcttcctgcctgacatttctatttctgttgacaacataaccataaatcccaccctgcaagctcgctgcctaggtgtaatccttgactcgcaactatcctttgttccccacatcaactctatattaacatcatgctgcatacatctaaatataacatttccagaatacatacatattttcacgtaagacactgcaaaaactttaattcatgcactcatctcccgaaTCGACTaaaattccttccttactggtctatTCAAAATCAGACTccagcccctacaatctatttttcacgcagcggctagattgattttccttgcaaattgtttttagTCTGCTTAGTCAAtctgtcattctctacattggttgcctgtttttcaacaaatcaaatataaaattcatCTACTcgcatacaaggtcatcaacaaaattgcacctacatacatctcctcacttgtctcaaaatatctcccaacacaACACCTCTGTTCTTGctcaagatctgcatctctcttccactcatcacctcctcccattcctggttacaggacttttttcgggctgcacccattttatggaattcccttccttgcacagtaagactttcctctagtcttcaaaccttcaagcgttctcttaaAACCCAACTCTTTAGAaaggcttataatattcctctaccaccttcTTAATCTTCcttggttaccctattaccaccctctacacagctaacgcaagacaacatcCCTCTGagcaacatagttgtgtgactgatcatacagcccactaaatactttgtaacctttgcattctagctggacgaATATTCAGTATGATGTAGCGCttaccttgtgtatcaaactattgtcccatagattctaagcttgcaagcagggccctcttatctctctgtatgtatgtattacccagtattgtttttttactgtttgttcccaattgtaaagcgctacagaatctgctggcgctatataaataaatgttgatgatgatgacccccATGTTGTACCATAGGAGGGAAAGTCTCTTATTAGATTCATGTAGATTTCCGCACAAGACCCTCTACTGTTGGAGAATAGACATGCAAGTTTATGTATTCACTGTAAACACATCCTATTAAAAATTGGGGGAAAATAtatgggaggaaaaaaaatatcttgAACTAATTGTATGAAAGTATTTAAGGACAGTATTGGACTCccataaaggaaaaaaatgtatgtatttcaaTATGCCACCAAAAGAAATATGGTAATAGAAGCATCAGAAGAGAAAACATCCCTGAAAAAATTCAGGCACCAAATGtagctacaataaaaaaaaaaaacaattcacagttttaaaataatgttacaaGCTACTTTCCAAGTTCCCAACTATATGGAACCAATGAAGAAAACTATTGCATAGATAATTCAATATTAAATCTTTTAAATACAAGCTTATTACGTTAACTCTAAGTTATAGAATCTCTCTATCTAATATTTTATTCAGTAGATATGAACTACTTTTGCTCTCAATTCCATGTGTGCACATGCCATTGATAGATACAGTCCACCATATTGCAACGATAGATGTATAATTCTGATAAGTCTATTGTCACCTGAAAATTGCCATGACACATGTAGTCTCTAAAAAAGATCCAGATAAATAGCCCACAATCGGGGTCCATTGATGCTGACAGTTCAAGACTAATAATTCCACCACATAATAAAGCTGGGATGATTAAACATATCCAGGCCACCTTGTAATACACCACCTATTCAGCACTTCACCCCTGTAGCAAATGTACAGGAATCAGGCAATGAGATGTGGCAACAGTATTCCGTAAACTCTGTCTGAAGCAGTCTTCCTTCTGTTTCTCTGCTTTAACCATGCAGTATCTTCTGAGAGGAAAGCAAGCACTATGTGCCCTGAAAAACTGTATAGTACTTGGGTGGAGAAAATGATTCCCAGCAACTACATGTgaaaattaattttgtgtttgtgtataGGCCTTCCACCACAACGGCACAGGAAACTCAATGCATGGAGAGAGGTGTACTTTTCAATTAAGGCTCTTCCTCACTGGTTGCTAACAattagtccaaaaacatactagtagcttaattgactgctattaaattgaccttagtctgtctctgtatgtgtatgttacagaatttagactaaggtccaatggggcagggactgatgtgagttctctatacagcgctgtagaattagtgacattctataaatagctgctgctgatgaattAATCATGTAACTGCAAGGATTGAACTGCTCACCTGGCACCAAATTCAAGCAGAGCACAATCTTGTTTTGTTCTTGTTTTGCAATCCCTACTATAGGGCTTAAAGTCACATCTTGTCCTACCTGGACAGTACACTAGTCATCACTTTATAGGAACATAAATATTCAAATGCATGTGTCTAGCCATAGGCATTAAATGTGACTACATTTTAATTTACTCAAATATACCTGAGTAGAAGACATTATTCATACTTAAGATTTCTAGTGGGAAGAGTGTTAAAATTTACGTAGAAAATCTGTGTTCATGTAAAACTTTAGGTTCTTGGTGTTCAGAAAATCATAGCCTTTTTGTGTGTAAATACTTTTAACCTTTTTCACTACAGCTACAAAAATGACTTCAATTATCAATTTATGGAGCTTTAATATGTTGTTCCACAGGTTCAGATCCGGCCCTGGAACCTCAGTGACAGTGACTTTGTGATGGATGGCTCACAGCCTCTTGATCCTCGGAAAACTATTTTTGTTGGTGGTGTCCCACGGCCTCTGCGGGCTGGTATGTTTTTGTTGTACAAGTGCTTTAACTTTTCTGTGGAACATAATTGTTTAatgtaaatagatttattttttcacatagaAAAAGCTATTTAGTCACTTATACTTTACTTTCAGCCTGTTATTTTGATTTAAGCAGTTTCTTGAACGGGAAACTTTACTGCGCactgagaggagagaaagatGCAGGATCCTGGTTGTATGTGCGCTTCAATAAATCATCTGGGTCACAAAGACAACGCAGATGAGAAAATATATAGCCGTGCATTGaacttcacattttaaatattttattagagTATTTTATTTCTGACGTTCCATGATTAATTTAAAGTGGAAATCGATCCATTTAATTTCTTAAAACAATGGGACCTTGTGACAGAAGGCTTTAATGTGCTTTATGGAACTTTAAAGAGGGTTACACTCCAAACTGGTAAATGTAGATGCCAAAGCTATGCAGTTTATTGTTAAACTGCCCTTAGAATGCAATGGGTGAATCGCCAGGTGCTCCCCAAAGTAACAAAATGTTTTATCATCTACGAAATGTGGCCAGTATTTCACATGAAGAGATATATATGTAACAGTTTCAAGAACTTACTAAATGGAGATGTATTTCTGGGaaggtttttttcccccctatgTTCAACATCTTTCCCTATTATAGGGATGTTTTGGACAGTAGCACTGGGCCAAGGCATCGGTGTTACCCTAGATCTTTCTGATTCATGCTTACTTTTGCAAGAGATAGTGAGGTTTTGGTTACATATTTCAGTGAACTTTGCACCTTTTTACTGCTATTATTTGATGTATGAGTATTGCAATGTATATCAATAAGTGACCCACAGAGGAtatagcatacttacctactttcttcagctctcttccgggagccagccagtggaggggggcgtgagggggcggggcggccaaaatcgcgtcatttcggccccgccccctgtgacgtcatgacgcaaattgcgtcatttgacagcggggggcggggctaaacgccgcgattcatcgggaatcgcggcgtttgggatctaattctgcccacttcactaggaagtgggcacttcctagtgaagtgggcagaattcgggagattgccacactcgcccgggagtccgggagactctcgcaaaatgcgggagtctcccggacattccgggagagttggcaagtatgggatatagTAGTAGTTTTAATTTGCCACTGgccttttactttttaaaaaagagCTCAGTCAGCATTATGGAGACAAGGACATAGTGAGATATGTTAAGAGCACTGAGACTCCATCTCCTGCAGCAGGACAATATGACCATTACTGAATCACCCGCGTTGTGAATCTGTCACTAATAGCGAGGGTCCCAGGCACCAGACCCCTGTAGCAATTGTGTCAGTTAGAGAGGGGATAGTGTCATATTTGGATAGTGTTTCACGTCTAAAGCTgttcaaacatatatattttatttattttcacgaGTGGTTTCATTTCTATACCGTATACAGTTCAGAGACGCATGTACTCATCCTAGCATTTTAAATTCAATCATTTTTAATCAGATTTTGAGTCAAAAAATTAATGGACATTTTACATACCACATTTTTTTATCTGACATGAGTGACATTTGCAGTGCATTTGTAGTTAAGTTATAGAATtgttaggggccgattcaattctgcgaATAAcgcggcgttaacagtattaccgttaatacggtaattttaacctgggaGGCGCGAGTAAAAATCCAttgttgaaattaccatattaagggtaattatgcgcagttttaaacataataacagtaatactgaTAGCGCCACGTTAttcgtggcagaattgaatcggccccttactACTGTAATCATACAATTACATTGCACAGACTTCACCTTCAATCCCATCTTCTGGATTACGATCTTCCACGTAATCTGTTTGGTTGTCCCACATGCACAAGCCATAATTTTTGTCaagttttattgaattgttaattGCTGTTCTACAATAACTACTGCAGAAGAAAATTGACCTTGTAATGAATTCAGCTTTTAGgcaatttatgtatattattaaataaaatatattcagggTTTTCTGCATTTTGTGTTTACTTTTTACAGTGGAGTTAGCGATGATAATGGACCGCCTATATGGAGGAGTATGCTATGCTGGCATAGACACAGATCCTGAGCTAAAATACCCGAAAGGAGCTGGGCGAGTTGCCTTTTCCAATCAACAGAGTTACATAGCTGCTATCAGCGCCCGCTTCGTTCAACTGCAGCATGGAGAAATTGATAAGCGGGTGAGTGGTTGTACGTGTTGTACACAGTGTGCATACTGGATGAGGGTTATTTAACCATATCATATCCATAGTACACTGCGTCACATTCTACTATTTATGAAGCCCATTCAGTGATTAAAGAGCCATAAGATGCAAGTGCTGCAGATTGTCTCACAGTAGTTGTATAATTAAGAAAGCACATAGATTATAGAGCATAAAGGCTGCAGAGGTACCATCTGTGATTCTGACTTGAAGACTGCTGAAGTGCAGGACATGCTCCACCTGCTCTATCCTGCATTGATTTTTGTAATAGATTTCCAATTACTATCGGTGTGTTTTAATATTCTGTTTCTCGCTTTCAGATgcaaaaatacaatgaaataaaaaaaaaaaaaatgtacaaaatctctgtctctctctgtctctgtgctcCCTAGTGTGATGATCTTGGATATTAATTGCAATCTTAAGTGGTTTCTTTTTATGTTTAGTTCAAATATATTTAACCCTACGCCATGTGCCAGTATCTGTTACTGGTGCAATTGCAAATTTAATAGTGCATTATAAATACTAAGCATGAATAAAATGATTACACAAATACCTTATTCCCTGTTGCTACGCTTTTAATTGCTCTCTAATTTTGTGCAAACAGGTGGAAGTGAAGCCATATGTCTTGGATGACCAGCTGTGCGATGAGTGTCAAGGAGCTCGCTGCAGTGGCAAGTTCGCTCCGTTCTTCTGTGCTAACGTTACCTGTCTGCAGTATTACTGTGAATATTGCTGGGCTGCTATCCACTCACGTGCTGGCCGGGAGTTCCACAAACCGCTGGTGAAGGAGGGAGGAGATCGCCCAAGGCATATTTCATTCCGTTGGAATTGAGCTCCCCTTTGCTTAACTTCCTTCCCAAGGATCCAAATAAGTGCACTCTTCTGTTCTCTTAACCTCCCTCCCTCCTACCATCGTTAGGAAAGCATGTCCTCTTGTTGTAGTCTGTATTTTAACAATAGTATAACGAAAGAATGACCTACACCATAGGTATTTTGTAAAGTCTTGTGTTATTGAGAACTGTATTGGAACGCCTTTTTTGTTCATAACAATATCACACTGATGCATGCAAGTTTCATGCTGTCCTCATTGAAAACCAAGGGAGCAGGGAGACTGCaacaattttaattaatattattattattattattattaatgtatgtttttttattttgactcAAAGAAGAGCTTAAAATGACAAAACTAAGCAAGAAaccagagtatttttttttattaaattattgttaAATGAAAAGTAACAGAAGAATACTGTCTGTAACCATGCAACCACAATAACACTATTGGTCTGTTTGACACAGCTTATTTTTTACTAGGGGAgattttttatttcctatttattggggattattttttattttattttttacctttaGTAGAAGTTAGCTATTCCCTattgcaaacccccccccccccctctctctctcacacacacacacacacacacacacacacacacacacgacaaatacacacacacactctcacacagcaTGAGTACAGTTAGTGCAGCGTTGTAAATTAACCATTTTAGAAAGTTAAAACAATGGCTGATGCCTCTAATATTTACCtatatatatgcttatttttttctttgtagacaaccacagaACTGGCTAAATGTCATTAGAGCTCTGAAGTATTTTAACAGTGAGCTATTTGCATTTAAGCTCTTTAAGAATGTAAATGTTGAGTGAAGTTACTACTGAGGGGagtgcacttatttatttatttttttcagtgacattaaaaaaagtgaatacTCAATATCATTTAACccttatacccccccccccccccccacaaaaaaaaagcaaacaaaaaaaaaaaaacctcctaccAAAGCTCAAATAAAGTTAAATTACAGAAGGCAGGTATTTCTGCTCCGAAAGAACAAAtgtatagatttttattttttgatgcctaatatatatctatagtcCTAATTTACTTAAGCCTATATCAGGTGCCAGCTTCTGTTCTCCATTTTGACACCGAACACTTGAACGATACCTCACGTGTGGAAATAGACATTTGTAGTGAGTCAGTCTAGAATTCTGGACTGTAACAGAGGAGCCCATTCTTTGCATATGTAACCCCTTTGCTGTCTAAGAGTAGAGTAGCAGCACATGCCAGTTACCAAATGAAATCATACTGATGTATTAGGGCCCTTTGGCAGGCAAAGGGCTAAAGAAGGGCTTCCCTTAGCATAAAGTCACTTTATACACCTGCATTGTCTGCTTGTCTACTAGGCTATACGTAGTGCAGTGAAATCTTATCTTGCGGAGTATCATTCGGGTAAACAGGAAGCTTGGAGAATAATATAGTACTGTACTGTTATCTGGCAAAATGTCCATAACTGCTTTGCACATGATGGTTGGAACTCAATGCAATATTTCttattgttgctttaaaatctcTTCACTACTATGCTTATTGCAGGTGAGCAGCAAATGGTAGAATTATAGAATATCATAATTGTTCTAAAATATTAAACACTTTACATGCTAAACCAGGTTGGACAGAGTTTGACTATGAAAGTTTCAGTGCCTAGGTTTCAAGCCCTTTTGGCACTGAAGACTTTAAGCTGCTTATACCACTGAATAATCTTTTGATGCCTTAACCCCTTAAGAGCCAAGTAACTAAGCCAACATATAGCTTTGACAGCCCCAGGGTATAACAGTCTTCAAGTGAATTCgagttaataaaaatacaaaaatacagttaGTGAATTTGaggtttaatattttgtttttcaaattgtATTGCTGTCCTACATATTTAAGCAGAATTACCCATTTTATCAATTTTGCAATGTTGTGAATGTAATGCACATGATTTTGCTGCTACCTATCGCACAGATGTGTGGTTATTTGGATAAATAGGTGGGTGATGTAAGTAAATGAAAACTAGGACCTGCACACAAAATTTGAGGAAGCAAACTTAGATGATATAGTAGTGCTTAGTGTCacctggaaactgtagaagcagtCATTTTGTGAGTTGAGCCATtaaattcactaggaaatggCAATATTACTGAGGCTTGAGCCCTAGTGCTTCAAAAATATttgttcattctacaaaatgcccaCCCCTACCATGTGTTGGAGAGTGGTTAACTTTACATGCTATACTTGTGAACATAATAGTCAGAGTTTGAAGGGCATACTCAAGGCACATATGCCATTTTTTTGCTGTCAAAGTAACTTATTAGTGTTTGGCATAGGttcttgtgatgtgttttttttttgtttttgttttttttcttgcagtAGCTGCTTTGAAGGCAATGACTTGCAGATTTCAAATTGTCATGGGAGCTAGTAATATGACTGCAAAAGGCTTACAGTTAATTCTAGCTGTATGCATATAGAGGCAGGTGCTGGCTCCAATGATTGACCAGTTTATATAAAACACTGCAGACATAATTGGTTAACGCTTTTTATGGATTAAAGTGCATTGCTTCTAACAATGCTATTTCACCATCATAGGTTATGAAAACCAAAGACTTGCTTCAGTGCTGCTGCTTAACTCTTGAAAAGCACCTCTGTTATAATCGTATTTCTTTGTCACCTTCCACAATCAGAGCCAGTTTAAAGTAGAGCATTGGGGTATTTGACCTTCAGGAAAAAAAATGTCCCTCCCTTCCCCTCAGCATTAACATTACTAAACACacatgttttttgtattttaatgtgcATCAATACCAACAGAGAGACATTTGCTGATGGTTAAAGAAATCTAGGTAAGGGAGCTGCTTGTAAAATCAATCCCTGTACTgcaatgaaaaatataatttctatAGTGGGTGCTCTTGTGTACATCTAGTTAATGGATTTTCAGAACTCCAAACCATTTATTTAAATCCTTTTATCTGTTAAAACTGAGGTTAGGTAGCTTGGGGTGTGCTAGAGTGCCATTCCTACCAGTAAACAGTGGCAATGATTTAACCTTTTCACTGCGAAGAGTTTGCACAGCAAAATCCGGCATTGCAGACTTATTTGCATCCAAGATGTAAACTAATGTGAGACTGAATGGAAATGGCTGTAGCCCCAACAACAGCAGAGAAAAGGTTAACTCTAGAAATAGACCACTGTTTGGAAGCTAGCTTTgaagaatattttctttttatttctcttttgtaCATGACCTGCTGACTTTCGGTACAGTGTTTTTGTAGCTTAACTTATTTTTGTCATGCACATATTGTACACTTGTTATGCACTAATTTTATATATCTTATGTTTCCAGCAGTGAGCATTTAGGCCCACTTTTCACTGGCGGGATATCTCTTTATGCAATACCTCAATTTTTCATATTGCAAAGAGTAGCTTTTTGTACTTTTATTACGGAGAGATCTTCATATAACTTCATTTTTTAagataaataattttaataaatttttattttcttatattctGCTTTTTATACATTTCAGTGCTCTGCATACATTTTGAATGATGGATGTTGTGCACTGGTAATGCTACTTCAGAACCTGCAGAGATACAAAAGCATGTGGCTATAAATATTCTAGCCCACACCAAACATTTGGTGTCTacttcatttaaaaatattagaTCTAATTTTGAAAGGTGAAAAATAGAAACCGCATGAACTTGACAAATTAATCTCGTCTTTAGTCCCttggaaaaatgaaaaaaaaaaaaaaatgtagcataGAAATTTAAAAGTAAAGTAACAACTGAAAATGTATTCTGCTTcttcatatttttcattttttaaagaattgaaaaaaataaatatatatatatataattgcagatTTTTTTGGTGAATGTTTATCCATTTTACATATTAACAAAATTAATGTTAGATGTTTATAATGCAGAAATGTCTGcagttttggaaaacaaaattaattttaagtgGAAAAAAATTCAAGAAGTAAAACCATACCTTCTGGTTCCAGATGTGTAATGTTAGTATGCATGACTAATATAAGGACAAATATTGTTATTCTACTAATATTCACTTGTTGTTATTGTGTGAAAAGCGTGTTTACAGATGACTTGGTAACACTTTAATTTACAGAACATAAAGAACCATGAAGTCACTCTGCACTCAGAGTTGCCATTGTATGAATTCATGGCTTTAGTATAATGTATGCTAGTAGATAATTGATCGCCTTTCCAGCCCATAGTTGGCACCTCCGTTTTATTAGCTGGGAGTAAGCATGTGATATATAGCCTAAGTCCTCGTCTTCACATGCCAAGAGTTTTTGGTTTTCTGTAACCTGCTTTCTTCTGAATGAGCCTTCATTAGCAGTGAGTGCAGTGCTGGTACCTTCAGCTGAAAAGCAGTTAAAGCATCACAACCTGGGGTGTTAACGTGGTTATTTTCTGCACTGTAAAACAAAACCACGTTACTAATTGTGTTAATGTGATGAAAACCCTCACTGCCCAATGCTTTGGCCTAGTATATACTTCTCCATACACAGACCTCGGCATAATGCAAGTTAAACCGTTTGCAGTGAATGACTGGCATTTTATAATAAATGCTGTTGGAAAGACTTGATGATCTCaccctattttttttgttttgttttgttttaatttattttatttttttaaatagttttgaaGAGTTTAGCCTTCTGTTAAAAAGGTGATTTAAAACTTGAATGTGATAATGATTTGTGGCGAGTTGAACTTCAAGTTGTTATGTGCAATACTTATTTCTGACTTTTGAAAGATCTTTGCAGTGTAATTCTTCATTGTTTTTAATTGCAGGCATTTAAAGATGTCGTTTTCTACTGTTCTAGTAATCCTCTTTCTTGCTGGTGTTTCTAAAGAAAAGAATCAGAAATCAATCTTTCTACTAATGTAAAACtgagattattttttaaaaaaaatggaatataaGAGGTTTTGGTCACTGGCGTTATTTTGTTACCTTCTTTTAACTTCTGGTGTCCTGGGGGAGCTTGAAGCTTTCTGAGAATCGCGCCTCTCCAGATATTTCAGAGTTTAAAGCTACTGTGATTGAtaacattgtaagaattgggacaATATTGTATtcaactgttttattttttatatttttaaatttgaaagcataATTAGTTTTTATAATTTTCATCAGAttctttttgttatatttttttgaaaGTGAAATAATTAACAAGTGGGTGTCTAATTTTTACTAATCCCTAATGTTATCTTCTTTTCCAGTGTATTGCTCATTTATCAGAaggaaaaaaagttatttaagtaTGTCAGTTAATTGTACCACTTGGCTGAATTTACACATAGTTTTTACTGTGTATGGGGAGGTTGTAGTATTTATTATAGCATTTTAAATAAaggtaattcatttttttattaaagtcattttcacGTTTAAGTTCATATTTTTGTATGTTCTACTCTAATTAAGTTATATAACACAAGTTCCTTTTTTAAAGAGTTCATTTGTTGAAGTGCTAGtgaaaaattaatgttattaaataGTTTGCAAATGACTATTTATACCAGtatgcatataatttttaaatatttgtaatgtGAGATGTTGAATGAATAAAACTTTTAACTCTAAATTGTCTtgatctgttcttatttttaaaatatttactattttGCTGTGTCTTGAGTTCCTG
This genomic interval carries:
- the CPEB4 gene encoding cytoplasmic polyadenylation element-binding protein 4 isoform X3 — encoded protein: MHSLESSLIDIMRAENDSLKARTYGRRRGQSSLFPMEDGFLDDGRSDQTLHSGLGSPHCFPHQNGERVERYSRKVFVGGLPPDIDEDEITASFRRFGPLIVDWPHKAESKSYFPPKGYAFLLFQDESSVQALIDACIEEDSKLYLCVSSPTIKDKPVQIRPWNLSDSDFVMDGSQPLDPRKTIFVGGVPRPLRAVELAMIMDRLYGGVCYAGIDTDPELKYPKGAGRVAFSNQQSYIAAISARFVQLQHGEIDKRVEVKPYVLDDQLCDECQGARCSGKFAPFFCANVTCLQYYCEYCWAAIHSRAGREFHKPLVKEGGDRPRHISFRWN